A genomic window from Cryobacterium sp. SO2 includes:
- a CDS encoding GntR family transcriptional regulator: protein MAQLDEADDSNSRADQAAEQLRRLLIAGNLVPGQRLSESAVSERLGVSRNTLREAFRMLTHERLLVHKPHAGVFVAVPSLASIIDIYRVRRMIECEALRAADSRHPASRRMRAAVESALASRETDDWIAVGTANMEFHSAIVALADSDHLDRLYANISAELRLAFGLLDDPEYLHRPYVDRNVTVLERYLAGDAAGAASVLEDYLLQSERTIVAAYARQLPA from the coding sequence GTGGCCCAACTCGACGAAGCGGATGACAGCAATTCCCGTGCCGATCAGGCCGCCGAGCAGCTGCGCCGGCTGCTGATCGCCGGCAACCTCGTGCCCGGCCAACGTCTGTCGGAGTCCGCCGTCAGCGAGCGCCTCGGTGTCTCCCGCAATACCCTGCGCGAGGCCTTCCGGATGCTCACCCATGAGCGTCTCCTCGTGCACAAGCCACACGCCGGCGTCTTCGTGGCCGTGCCGTCGCTCGCGTCGATCATCGACATCTACCGGGTGCGCCGCATGATCGAGTGCGAGGCGCTGCGGGCCGCCGACTCCAGGCACCCGGCCAGCCGACGGATGCGTGCCGCCGTGGAATCCGCGCTGGCCAGTCGCGAGACCGACGACTGGATCGCCGTGGGCACGGCCAATATGGAGTTCCACTCCGCCATCGTGGCGCTCGCCGACAGCGACCACCTCGACAGGCTCTACGCGAACATCTCCGCCGAGCTGCGCCTGGCCTTCGGCCTGCTCGACGACCCCGAATACCTGCACCGCCCCTACGTGGACCGCAACGTCACCGTGCTCGAGCGGTACCTCGCCGGCGACGCGGCCGGGGCCGCATCCGTTCTCGAGGATTACCTGCTGCAGTCCGAGCGCACGATCGTGGCCGCCTACGCGCGGCAGCTGCCCGCGTGA
- a CDS encoding isocitrate lyase/phosphoenolpyruvate mutase family protein translates to MTTFRELHQTEAPFLLPNAWDVGSALACAAAGFPAIGTTSFGIAASAGLPDGDGSTQAATAALAGQLCRLPVHITTDIEDGYSDDPAEVADFVAELAALGVAGINIEDSRAGHLVDPAILAAKVAGIKRRSPDVFVNARVDNFWFAEQATVDAVLLRDNEQTPTATSYWDMQSRLVKFSRGIPD, encoded by the coding sequence ATGACCACTTTTCGGGAGCTCCATCAGACTGAGGCACCGTTTCTGTTGCCCAACGCCTGGGACGTCGGCTCGGCCCTGGCCTGTGCGGCGGCAGGCTTTCCCGCCATCGGCACCACCAGCTTCGGCATCGCGGCCAGCGCCGGCCTGCCCGACGGCGACGGCTCCACCCAAGCGGCAACCGCGGCCCTCGCCGGACAACTGTGTCGCCTACCCGTCCACATCACCACGGACATCGAAGACGGCTACTCCGACGACCCCGCCGAAGTCGCGGATTTCGTGGCCGAACTGGCCGCCCTGGGGGTGGCCGGTATCAACATCGAGGACAGCAGGGCCGGGCACCTGGTTGATCCGGCGATTCTTGCCGCCAAGGTGGCCGGCATCAAGCGACGCAGCCCGGATGTGTTCGTCAACGCCCGAGTGGACAATTTCTGGTTTGCCGAGCAAGCCACGGTGGACGCCGTCCTGCTCCGTGACAACGAGCAGACACCCACCGCAACCTCGTACTGGGACATGCAGTCGCGGCTCGTGAAATTCAGCCGCGGCATCCCAGACTGA
- a CDS encoding MFS transporter, producing MFLIEMLDNSILNVALPTIGRDLHASTVGLQWVTGAYSVVFGGLMLLFGAVADRFGRRRLMLIGLALLGAASLATAFVTTAEHLIIVRAVMGVAAAMTTPGSMALAFRLFDTDDLRVRALTVISTAGLVGLAIGPTAGGLALAVAPWQVLLLVNVPIAALAFIGIRLGVAADTAADLHHDPIDVLGAVLGTVTIALALVAPTLFVEEGAGSWVPWTAAAAALVGAVGFVWRERSARAPLLDLHLLALPLVSSGLAYKAAAGLAVAGLGYMATLQLQFAWGWPPALAAVGMLPQVVVLLAGGRFVGPVVQRAGLNRAAWISAAAVVLGLAVFGLFGRLGYPWILLSLVLVAAGMRVVGVVAGTNVLKGLPPTRTSMGAALVDTASELATAIGIAATGTILAALFTGNITGATWTAEQSAQFQTAITVAGLTLTVIAAALVAVGIIRSRERTAAASASVTAMGDHREQIVDIGTPHADAESRIKDVSEWLVASGWAVPFDGSDWLHPTEPALRESASLLSRWPGFGESTFVVARGSHWVAGDGTDVPACPNCGELTGTWEQLDQWDEQAAEPLAQCPTCGHEALLGDWNLEGSVAVGALAIVLDPQSLTGQGGLFDPAVVARALRAELTAGIGGRWAYVHHHL from the coding sequence GTGTTCCTCATCGAGATGCTCGACAACTCGATCCTCAACGTGGCGCTGCCCACGATCGGACGCGATCTGCACGCCTCGACGGTGGGCCTGCAATGGGTGACCGGCGCGTATTCGGTGGTGTTCGGCGGGCTGATGCTGCTGTTCGGCGCGGTCGCCGACAGGTTCGGCCGGCGGCGACTGATGCTCATCGGCCTGGCCCTGCTCGGCGCCGCGAGCCTGGCGACCGCGTTCGTCACCACCGCCGAACACCTGATCATCGTGCGCGCCGTGATGGGCGTCGCGGCGGCGATGACCACTCCCGGCTCGATGGCTCTGGCCTTCCGGCTGTTCGACACGGATGACCTGCGCGTCCGGGCGCTCACGGTCATCTCCACCGCGGGCTTGGTCGGGCTCGCGATCGGGCCGACCGCGGGAGGACTCGCGCTCGCCGTCGCACCCTGGCAGGTCCTCCTGCTCGTGAACGTGCCCATCGCCGCGCTCGCCTTCATCGGCATCCGCCTCGGCGTCGCCGCCGACACGGCAGCCGACCTCCACCATGACCCGATCGACGTTCTCGGCGCGGTACTCGGCACCGTGACCATCGCCCTCGCTCTTGTCGCGCCCACTCTGTTCGTGGAAGAGGGCGCTGGATCATGGGTGCCCTGGACCGCGGCCGCAGCGGCTCTCGTGGGGGCGGTCGGATTCGTGTGGCGGGAACGATCCGCCCGGGCACCGCTCCTGGACCTGCATCTCCTCGCACTGCCCCTGGTCTCGAGCGGGCTCGCCTACAAGGCCGCGGCCGGACTGGCCGTCGCCGGTCTCGGCTACATGGCGACCCTGCAACTCCAGTTCGCCTGGGGATGGCCGCCGGCCCTCGCGGCTGTCGGGATGCTGCCGCAGGTAGTCGTGCTTCTTGCCGGCGGTCGTTTCGTGGGCCCGGTCGTTCAGCGAGCCGGCCTGAACCGTGCCGCCTGGATCAGCGCCGCGGCGGTAGTGCTCGGCCTCGCCGTCTTCGGCCTGTTCGGCCGGCTCGGCTACCCGTGGATCCTGCTCTCGCTCGTGCTCGTCGCCGCGGGCATGCGCGTGGTGGGTGTCGTCGCCGGCACCAACGTGCTCAAGGGTCTACCGCCCACCCGCACCTCCATGGGCGCGGCCCTCGTCGACACCGCGAGCGAGCTGGCCACCGCCATCGGTATCGCCGCCACGGGCACGATCCTCGCCGCGCTCTTCACCGGCAACATCACCGGAGCGACCTGGACCGCCGAGCAGAGCGCTCAATTCCAGACGGCGATCACCGTGGCCGGGCTCACGCTCACGGTCATCGCGGCCGCGCTCGTCGCGGTCGGGATCATCCGGTCTAGAGAGCGCACGGCGGCGGCATCCGCTAGCGTTACCGCCATGGGAGACCACCGCGAGCAGATCGTCGACATCGGCACGCCCCACGCTGATGCGGAGAGCCGCATCAAGGATGTGTCGGAGTGGCTCGTCGCGTCGGGCTGGGCTGTTCCGTTCGACGGCAGCGACTGGTTGCATCCGACCGAGCCGGCCCTGCGCGAGAGCGCGAGCCTCCTCTCCCGGTGGCCCGGATTCGGCGAGTCGACGTTCGTCGTCGCCCGCGGCTCGCACTGGGTGGCCGGGGACGGCACGGACGTGCCGGCCTGCCCCAACTGCGGCGAGCTCACCGGAACGTGGGAACAGCTCGACCAGTGGGACGAACAGGCCGCGGAGCCGCTCGCGCAGTGCCCGACCTGCGGGCACGAGGCGCTGCTGGGCGACTGGAACCTGGAGGGCTCGGTCGCCGTGGGCGCGCTCGCGATCGTGCTCGATCCCCAGTCGCTGACCGGACAGGGTGGACTCTTCGACCCGGCCGTCGTGGCACGGGCGCTGCGCGCCGAACTCACGGCAGGCATCGGCGGCCGCTGGGCCTACGTGCACCACCACCTCTGA